The DNA sequence GCCACGCCGGCGGATGCCGGCAGGTGCGAGCAACGCTGCGCCGGATCCAAACTGAGATTTTCATGCGGGCGATTGCGGCGCAGGGCCCAGCATTGATCGGGCGCAAACACCATCTCGCCGGGCTGGCGGTCGCCCCAGCGAACGACGGCGTCGAGCAGATTGTGAGACGCGGTCAGGACGAACAAAGCGCCCGAGCAGTCGGGGAAAAAGCCGGGCATGGCGGAGGCGATAACAGCGTGCGCTTCCTCGCTTGTATAGCACGACTGGAGGAAGTCAGCCAGTTCGCTGAGCCGGCGCAGCTGCTCTTCGCGGAGGCGGGCCGCCGCCTCGCTTTCTCGCTCGCTGGTAATGTCGCGCACCACCGAACTGAAACCGCGGATGCTGCCGTCGCCATTGCGGACCGCGGCCACGTTGACGTCGGCCCAGTAGCTGCTCCCATCGCGGCGCAAGCGACGGGCAATCTCGTGATGGCGGCCGTGCGCGCGCGCTGCTGCGAGCACCAGTTCGGGCTTGCCGAGGTCGCGGTCCTCCTGGACGAAGAAGCGCGAAAAATGCTGCCCCACGACCTCGCTCTCCTGGAAGCCGGCGAGACGCGCCGCGCCCTGGTTCCAGGAAACGATGTGGCCGGCAGGATCGAGGAAGACGATGGAGTAGCCGCCGATCTGGTCGATCAGCAGGCGCAGGTCTTCACGGCTCTCGCGCAGCGACGACTCGAGCACGCGGCGGCGGCAAATTTCGCGGCGCAGAAGCAGCACCACGCAGAGCAGCAGGAGCATGCTGGCCCCCGAGCCGCCGATCACCAGCCACTGCACCAGGAACGTCTCGTGGCGCTGAGCGGCGAGGTGCTGCTCGCGCAGCCGTTCTTCCTCCGTGCGAACCGCGCTGGCGATTCCGGCGATGTCGGCGTGGTCCTGCATGGTGGGCGGTTCCACCGGATAACGCAGCTGCGCTTCCAGATCGGCGCCGGCATGGATGGAATCCTGGAGCGATTGCTGCAGCAGCGCCAGGCGCGCTTCCAGCACAGGCTCCAGCGTGCGCAGCCGCTCCTGCTGAGCGGGGTTGTCCCGGGTGAGCGTGCGAACGCGCCGGAAGTGAACCCGCGCCTGCTCGGCCGCCTTCAGGAAACGCTCCCGATGCTCGTGGCGGCCGGTGATGGTGAAGCCGTGGTGTGCCACCTGCGCCTCGAGGGCGTGCTGCTGGAACTGCTCGAGCGCATTGATGACCTCGTGAGTGTGCTCGACGCGCTCCACGGCCGACTCCAGGCGCCGCATCTGCTTGACCGCGAGCACGTCAATGGCGATCAGGATTGCCAGGGCCGCCGCGAACAACAGCAGCGCATTGCGATGCGGTCTGTTCCTGTGCGCGGTCTCTTGCCGCCCGGTGTTCGCCATATGGACGTTCGCCTGAGGGAGGACTCGATGCTAGCCAACGCGGCGCGGCGGAAGAATACGAATCAGGAGCAGGGGGCGGGCGAGAGTTCCCGTTTTGGCATGCACAAAAGTGGGGTGGCGAATGGGGACGCGGTGGCGTCGGGACTTGTGGTGGCGTGAACAGCGCGGACGGGGGTGTCCGCGCCACGCGGCCTGTGATCGATTCGCAGGCCTGGTTGCGCGCCCGGCCCCGTCCCTCCATCACCGTTGCGGATTACGGTGACGGCGTCATCGCTGAAAAAAGAAGCGCGTCCGAGATGGACGCGCTTCAGCAGGACCCTGGGGATCTAGCGCCTGTAGATGCCGTTGCCGTAGCCCTGACGATAGCCCTGGTTGTAGGCCTCGCGATAAGCGTTCTTGTAGATCTGCTTGTCGCCGCCCACGGTGCTCTGGCCATGATCGGCGTCCTTCCAGGTGTCGTGCTCGGTCGGACGGAAGCTGTGGCCGGTCTGCCGGTCCTTTTCGCCGTCGTGCAGGCCGTCCTGGTAGCCGTACTGCCGCGCGGTGCTGACAATGCTGCCGTTGCCATAGCCGCCGTAGCCGCCGTTGCGCCCGTAGCCGCCATTGCCGTACCCGCCGTTGCCGTAACCACCGTTCCCGTAGCCCCAGTTGCCGTAGCCGCGCCGGTTGCCTTCCTCCCAGCCACGCTTGTAGCCCTGGACGTAGGCGGCGCGGTCCTGGCCGCGGTAGTCGTGATCGTCGGCGCGACGGCGGCGGCCATTGCGGGCGTCGGAGAAGCCTTCCCGGTAGCCGGCCTGCCAGGCGGCGCTGTTGTTGCGGCCGTTGCGGTCCCATCCGCGATCGTCGTCATCGCGATAGTTGCGGTCGCGGTCGCGATCATGGTCGCGATCACGATATCGGTCGTCGTCGTGGTAGTAGGACCAGCTCTGCGCCGCGGCCAGCGACGCGCTGCCCGCCAGCAGAGCTGCTCCGAAGAGCGCGATTGTGAGTTTCCTCATCGTTCCCTCCCTGCCTCGGGAGGGCCGGAATCGCGGCCCTGCCGAAAGCCTGGTTTTTCGTTCTGGCGAAAGTGGCTGCTGGTGTAAACACCGCGCCAATCGCCTAGTTGCGACCCCGCCCGAACCGATCGGGCGTCGCCTTTCGTGGCCCTGTTAACACATAGAACGGCAGCCACAACCAGAGTTGCGGGTGTGAGACATGCGATGCCGACGTGAGTTGCCGGGTTGCTTGGGGGGTACCACAGTTTCGAGTTTCGCGCAGCTATGTTCCAGGGGAAGCTGAAGGCGGGCGTGCCCAGGCCGCGCACCTGGCGCAGCACGTTGCCGCGCTTGACCGCGTCAAACATCAGCGTCGA is a window from the Terriglobales bacterium genome containing:
- a CDS encoding diguanylate cyclase yields the protein MFAAALAILIAIDVLAVKQMRRLESAVERVEHTHEVINALEQFQQHALEAQVAHHGFTITGRHEHRERFLKAAEQARVHFRRVRTLTRDNPAQQERLRTLEPVLEARLALLQQSLQDSIHAGADLEAQLRYPVEPPTMQDHADIAGIASAVRTEEERLREQHLAAQRHETFLVQWLVIGGSGASMLLLLCVVLLLRREICRRRVLESSLRESREDLRLLIDQIGGYSIVFLDPAGHIVSWNQGAARLAGFQESEVVGQHFSRFFVQEDRDLGKPELVLAAARAHGRHHEIARRLRRDGSSYWADVNVAAVRNGDGSIRGFSSVVRDITSERESEAAARLREEQLRRLSELADFLQSCYTSEEAHAVIASAMPGFFPDCSGALFVLTASHNLLDAVVRWGDRQPGEMVFAPDQCWALRRNRPHENLSLDPAQRCSHLPASAGVASVCIPLAAQGDSIGMLMLLGNAIPEPQASGRDPAARRRLAITVSEHIALALGNLRLRETLRHQSLRDPLTGLFNRRYLEESLEREVHRAARSGKPLAALMVDVDHFKRFNDAFGHEAGDLMLREIGNLLQTGVRGEDVACRYGGEEFALVLPDAAADEARRRAEQQLERARRLSVRLHGELLAAITLSIGVAAFPEHRRTPADLLRAADHALYRAKHSGRDRVAVAERAALTTEA